The archaeon genome includes the window TGCTTTTCGGCAGGAAGGTAGACTTGGACCGGTATGTCGAGGCTGAGGTAGCGACACATCACTGGTCCAATATCTTTCCAATCCAGACCTCCAAGCCCACATCCTAACGCGGGAACAGCAAGAGAGGTTATGCCGATCTGTCGATAGTTCTCCTTGATCCACTCCAGGCCTCGCTCGATGTATCTGATGTCCGACATCTCGCGCCAATGATTCTTGGTCGGAAACAGTATGAACCAGGTCCTCGCATTCGCATGCTCGAGGCTCTTTGGTTCGTCGGCTAGTTCCTCGTCGAAAGATGACTCCCTCTTGTATATGTTCGGCTTTCCAAGCTTTAGCCTTCCGCTCCGGCACTTATCTTGATAGTCGACGTAGACGTCGGGGAACTGATACTTAGCCCGTGAAGCGAGCCCCTTCCCCATGACCCCTACACAGTTGACACTCACCGTCAGCGTCTGCATTCTCGAGAAGAACATGTCGCCGTCCACGACTGAGAGGTAGGGGGTAAGCCGGGTTTCCCTAGTTGGAGCGAAGAACAATGGAGCCTGCCACATGACGTAACGGTCGTCTCTGTAGAACTCGTCTCTTAGTGCACCTGCCATGTCTTGCTTACCTACGAATACGGCCTCGACGTACTCGGGAGGCACAAAATCCGGGATGAGAACTTCTGCCATGATCCTTCGCTTGGACCCGTCGAACGAATTCCACCAGTCTGTGTCGATCTGCCTTAGAATCGATTGCTCTTCCCTGCCGAACCTGTCGATCGGATAAATGGTAGTCTCTGAACTCGCGGCGTTTCCATCAGTAAAGTAGGCTGCCTTGCTCAAGATGCCCTTCCTTACCGTGACAATCGCGATCTTCTCCAAAGGATTGTCGACGAGGACCTTGTACATCATCGGATTGCGTGCTTGGAAGTACAGGTTGGCGAAGCTCCATAGGCTGCTACCATCCGGTGTCCTGATCCCCTTTCTGTTTGCAACAATGTCCTTGTTGTAGATAGGTGTGTACTTCACCCCACTCTTCTCGACCATGCTATGCGAGAGGATTCCTTTCGTAACTATGGACTTCAGGTTATCAACATGCGTAATGTAATAGAGCTCTCTGAAGTCCCTCCTCTTTCGCGATTCTCGAGTTCCTCCCCGTCTGGCTGAAGCTTCTACCATCATCGCACAGCTGCGTTCCGCATCTGTTATACGCTTCTCTCTGGGGTTGGGATCAGCATGGAAGTTCAATCGCCCAAAGGGAAACAGGGCCGCCCCCCAGGATAGGGAGGATGCCGCGGGCCGGACACTCCCAAGCCTTGCGGCCGGATTTGAGCCGGCGACACCTCGGTCTTCAGCCGAGTGCTCTTAGGTCCGAGACGATCTCCCAGGCTGAGCTACCGCGGCACCGAGCCCCCGCACTCCCGGTTCTTGCTTAAGCCTTTCTGGGGAGAAGAGGGACCGTCGCAACATCGTTCAGTTTCGTAGGTTTCCCGTTCAATTCCGTTCAATTAAGTTTCCAAGCGCCCATTCAGGTGCCGCTGTCGACGCGTGAGCGGAGGCGGCACGCAAATGGTGAACATACCAACACAGCTGACCCCGGGACTGGGCGGCATACCAGCCTGGCTCATACCTCTGGCACTGCTCGTAGTTGCTCTCCTTCTGATCTTCGCAGGGCGGACGATTGTCAAAGTCATCGCGTTCCTCGTCGTAGGCCTGATAGGCGCCTCGATCGGAGAGATGCTCGCTTCTGGGTACCTCGCCGGGACGGGTGCCCTTGGCCAGCTGCTCGGGATCCTGGGCGGGTTCCTCATCGGAGGGATCATCGGCGTAGCCATAGTCGCCTTCGGGATCGGGCTGGCGGTGGGCTACGGCGCCTACCTGCTGGCCCTCGACCTCTTCGGGAGCCACACCGCGGCGCTCGTGGTCGGGTTCGTCTTCTTCATCATCGGGCTCGCCTTGTACGGCAAGATCCTGACGCTCGTCACGGCCTTGGCCGGAGGGCTCCTTCTCTTCCACGTCCTCCTCACGTTTGGCTTTGGCCCGACCCTCGCCACGCTCTTCGCAGCAGCGACTACCATAATCGGCATCGCTGTCGAATACGGCATGACAAGAAGGCCGAAGCCCGCTGCTCCTTCCGCCGGAGGTGGTGCGAGTGCTCCCGGCTAGGGAGATCAGGGTCCCGCACAACGACGTCGTCAGGGTCTTCGCGGTCTACGCCGACTTCACGGTCAGGGTCGACGACAACTCCCCAGTCCACTTCGACTACGACGTCCGGCGCACCGACTCCCAGGGGCTCAACTGGATTCTTACCTTCCGGGTCTACGGCCTCGACAGGAAGGGGCGTCTGATGCTCTTCGAGCACAAATGGCCCCACTCCTACCTCCAGTCCCCGCGGAGGAACGAGGTCATCGCCGAGATGGTCGGGAAGTTCGCCGAGCCCCTCAACGCGCTCCCCGGGCGCCTCGAGATGGTCGACCCCCTCAGTCTTATATCGAGACCTGAGCCTCGCGCGGAGCGAGAAGCCTGGATCCACAACCGGCAGGGACGCCAGAACCGCAAGCGCCAGCCCGGCCCAAGGGCCTGACA containing:
- a CDS encoding DUF4433 domain-containing protein; its protein translation is MVEASARRGGTRESRKRRDFRELYYITHVDNLKSIVTKGILSHSMVEKSGVKYTPIYNKDIVANRKGIRTPDGSSLWSFANLYFQARNPMMYKVLVDNPLEKIAIVTVRKGILSKAAYFTDGNAASSETTIYPIDRFGREEQSILRQIDTDWWNSFDGSKRRIMAEVLIPDFVPPEYVEAVFVGKQDMAGALRDEFYRDDRYVMWQAPLFFAPTRETRLTPYLSVVDGDMFFSRMQTLTVSVNCVGVMGKGLASRAKYQFPDVYVDYQDKCRSGRLKLGKPNIYKRESSFDEELADEPKSLEHANARTWFILFPTKNHWREMSDIRYIERGLEWIKENYRQIGITSLAVPALGCGLGGLDWKDIGPVMCRYLSLDIPVQVYLPAEKHVPDKYIMKDYLMQGRLS